From one Gossypium hirsutum isolate 1008001.06 chromosome D08, Gossypium_hirsutum_v2.1, whole genome shotgun sequence genomic stretch:
- the LOC107900896 gene encoding L10-interacting MYB domain-containing protein yields MSTSAVEVSDEKVNAMWDKRLTEIFCDICIKEILKGNRPGTHFTKNGWLKIMTTFEKETGKGFSQRQLKNRWDALKKEWKAWKKLKSEDTGLGWNPIKRTVDASDDWWDSRLQVVPEAKKFRTSGIDPEFEAKLDQMFMGIVATGDKAWEPSSGTLRSDFFEDVNNKIPEENEEENMRNDVHILNDVHISNDVHISNDVHISNDVQIDGNGQKRKNPEISSSRFKTRRKKSSKQIGAIARLSSQIEKLCSATDNMSQATSSLTLVMDPYGIPQVVKMLDSMSEEVPKASPLYFFALKLLLNKDKRIMFLSINPKIRAL; encoded by the exons ATGAGTACTTCGGCGGTTGAAGTTAGTGATGAAAAAGTGAATGCAATGTGGGATAAGAGATTGACTGAAATATTTTGTGATATTTGTATTAAAGAGATATTGAAAGGCAATAGGCCTGGTACTCATTTCACAAAAAATGGATGGttgaaaataatgaccacttTTGAGAAAGAAACGGGCAAGGGTTTTTCACAAAGACAACTTAAAAATAGGTGGGATGCCCTAAAAAAAGAATGGAAAGCTTGGAAGAAACTTAAAAGCGAAGATACTGGTCTAGGGTGGAATCCTATAAAAAGAACTGTTGATGCATCGGATGATTGGTGGGACAGTAGGCTCCAG GTTGTGCCTGAAGCTAAAAAATTTAGAACATCGGGCATTGATCCTGAATTCGAAGCGAAGTTGGACCAAATGTTCATGGGGATAGTTGCAACAGGTGATAAAGCATGGGAACCTTCTTCTGGTACACTCCGTAGTGATTTTTTTGAGGATGTTAACAACAAAAtacctgaagagaatgaagaagaaaatatgagaaatgatgttcacattttaaatgatgttcacatttcaaatgatgttcacatttcaaatgatgttcacatctcaaatgatgttcaaattgatggaaacggtcaaaaaagaaaaaaccctgaGATATCAAGTTCACGTTTtaaaactagaagaaagaaatcttcaaagcaaattgGAGCGATTGCAAGATTGTCTagtcaaatagaaaaattatgcaGTGCAACTGACAATATGAGTCAAGCCACATCTAGTTTGACTCTTGTTATGGATCCATATGGTATTCCACAAGTAGTCAAAATGCTTGACAGCATGTCGGAAGAAGTTCCAAAAGCTAGTCCGCTATACTTTTTCGCACTTAAATTACTGCTCAATAAGGACAAGCgaattatgtttttatcaattaatcccaAGATTAGAGCTTTGTAG
- the LOC107900895 gene encoding transcription factor MYB17 has protein sequence MGRTPCCDKKGLKKGPWAPEEDEILTNYIKKRGHGSWRSLPKLAGLLRCGKSCRLRWTNYLRPDIKRGPFTLEEEKLVIQLHAILGNRWAAIAAQLPRRTDNEIKNLWNTHLKKRLLCMGLDPQTHKPFTPCGGPTVAAPTSPATRHMAQWESARLEAEARLSKESLQTNSPPIAKPDSDHFLRLWNSEVGESFRKINTEYKTVYPCPSPISQTSSSTKCGSVSAVTMDVCPNIAGSLNPASNPIEETECKSFIKSCIEEPSDSSCSSESEDSSDTALQLLLDFPINNDMSFLENC, from the exons atggggAGGACACCATGTTGTGACAAGAAGGGGTTAAAGAAAGGGCCATGGGCACCTGAAGAAGATGAGATCCTTACAAATTATATCAAGAAACGTGGCCATGGAAGCTGGCGATCGCTTCCTAAACTTGCAG GTCTTCTTCGGTGCGGCAAGAGTTGCAGGCTTCGATGGACGAACTATTTAAGACCAGACATAAAACGGGGTCCCTTTACCCTTGAAGAGGAGAAGCTTGTCATTCAGCTTCATGCCATTCTTGGAAATAg GTGGGCGGCCATTGCTGCTCAGTTACCGAGAAGAACGGATAATGAGATTAAGAACCTATGGAACACTCACCTCAAGAAACGACTGCTTTGTATGGGTCTCGATCCACAAACTCACAAGCCCTTTACCCCTTGCGGCGGTCCAACCGTAGCTGCCCCGACGTCTCCCGCCACTCGCCACATGGCTCAATGGGAGAGCGCTAGGCTCGAAGCGGAGGCTCGCCTTTCTAAGGAGTCATTGCAAACAAATTCGCCACCAATTGCAAAACCGGACTCTGATCATTTTCTACGGTTATGGAATTCGGAAGTCGGTGAATCGTTCCGGAAGATAAATACGGAATATAAAACTGTGTATCCTTGTCCAAGCCCAATATCGCAGACATCTTCATCAACAAAATGTGGATCGGTTTCGGCCGTCACGATGGATGTTTGCCCCAACATAGCAGGGTCATTGAACCCTGCAAGCAATCCAATCGAGGAAACAGAGTGCAAGAGCTTTATCAAGTCTTGCATTGAGGAACCATCGGATTCGTCGTGTTCGAGCGAGTCCGAAGATTCATCCGACACTGCACTGCAATTGCTGTTGGATTTCCCCATTAACAATGACATGAGTTTCTTGGAAAATTGTTGA